The following coding sequences lie in one Tichowtungia aerotolerans genomic window:
- a CDS encoding helix-turn-helix domain-containing protein — protein MSEILEKQDYFEDPTLPIQIHLRDPQPEFPLHSHHFDELIIILKGTAMHIVDGQPFPVKSGDVFVVSGAHKHQYLEMHGLALANILFDSNALGMNQWDIRALPGFHALFELEPALRTQQKFNSRLQLNAKQLNIAHDGLRELQRETAEKSPGYRVMAKGLFMQLVVFLSRCYSDTPPEESLDLLRLGDALAHIETHYAEKITLEDLARKAHLSPRHFQRIFHDCVGRSPIDYLMHIRVSKSALLLLSTNRTITDIALDCGFSDSNYFTRQFRKIMELTPGQYRKNSPR, from the coding sequence TCCGCGATCCGCAGCCTGAGTTCCCGCTGCACAGCCATCACTTTGATGAACTGATCATCATTCTCAAAGGAACGGCCATGCACATTGTGGATGGCCAGCCCTTTCCGGTCAAAAGCGGCGATGTCTTCGTTGTTTCCGGCGCACACAAGCACCAGTACCTCGAAATGCACGGGCTGGCCCTGGCAAATATTCTGTTCGATTCCAACGCACTGGGCATGAATCAGTGGGATATTCGCGCCCTGCCCGGCTTTCACGCGCTGTTCGAACTCGAACCCGCCCTGCGCACCCAGCAGAAATTCAACAGCCGCCTGCAGCTGAACGCAAAGCAGCTGAATATTGCTCACGACGGGCTCCGCGAACTGCAGCGGGAAACCGCCGAAAAAAGCCCCGGATACCGGGTGATGGCCAAAGGCCTTTTCATGCAGCTCGTTGTATTTCTCTCCCGGTGCTATTCCGACACCCCGCCCGAGGAATCACTCGATCTGCTGCGCCTCGGCGACGCCCTCGCGCATATTGAAACCCACTATGCCGAAAAAATCACACTGGAGGATCTCGCCCGCAAAGCACACCTCTCTCCCCGCCACTTCCAGCGCATCTTTCACGACTGCGTCGGACGCTCGCCGATCGACTACCTCATGCACATCCGCGTCAGCAAATCCGCCCTGCTGCTGCTCAGTACAAACCGGACCATCACCGACATCGCGCTCGACTGCGGCTTTTCCGACAGCAACTATTTCACCCGTCAGTTCCGAAAAATCATGGAACTGACTCCCGGCCAGTATCGCAAAAACAGCCCGCGCTGA
- the alaS gene encoding alanine--tRNA ligase, giving the protein MTSNEIRQSFLDFLESKQHTIVKSASLLPDAPNLLFTNAGMNQFVPIFLGQSNCPYQPGRAADTQKCIRAGGKHNDLEDVGADTYHHTFFEMLGNWSFGDYFKQEAIDWAWELLTGVWGFPKERLYATYFGGDDKGEADLEAKEMWLKYLPEERVVPGNRKDNFWMMGDTGPCGPCSELHVDLTPEGNCGAKMVNADSPQCIEIWNLVFIQFNADEQGNFNPLPACHVDTGMGFERACSIIQCTKGFTDFSGVISNYETDVFTPIFQTLEEMSGKKYGSSMTDPADIAFRVIADHIRCLGFSIADGILPSNEGRGYVLRRILRRAVRVGRALGFKDAFFYKLTDTLADTYGDAFPELRTNRDRVEKTLKAEEESFNRTLDRGIELFEQVVDGLEGKTFPADEAFKLYDTYGFPLDLTEVMARERGLAVDAEGFEKLMNEQRERARADYAAKKSVIMAETAGLDVKPTEFVGFQTLESEALVEAVTPGEDGTYNIILDKTPCYAEMGGQLGDKGTISVPGHDDNDVGTLEITDTQKQGELVVHVAKLVSGRAPEPGEGVLVDVDAERRADIQRHHTATHLFHWALHKVVSEDSRQRGSLVAPDRMRFDFNNPEKLSDEQIAEIEKLVNEKIEAALPVYAQEVPFTEVQKHPEIQQFFGEKYGDTVRVLQMGGTSGSFDGFSMELCGGCHVSNTGDIGKFKLMSESSIAAGIRRIEAACGKYADAFIEEQKTAAAEAEAKAKELEEKKAAAKARQAEMQSQAPAIAEELLTKVKDGLLIENLGDTDAQLLSVIMDALQPKLESTVAILGGVSDGKVALVCAVTPDLVKEGKNAGKIVGAIAKQCGGGGGGKPDRAQAGGRNPDALEAALAGASELI; this is encoded by the coding sequence ATGACATCCAACGAAATCCGCCAGTCCTTTCTCGATTTCTTAGAATCGAAGCAGCACACCATCGTCAAATCCGCCAGCCTGCTGCCCGACGCGCCCAACCTGCTCTTCACCAACGCGGGGATGAACCAGTTTGTGCCGATCTTCCTCGGCCAGTCCAACTGCCCCTACCAACCGGGCCGCGCCGCCGACACCCAGAAATGCATCCGCGCTGGCGGAAAACACAACGACCTCGAGGACGTCGGCGCCGACACTTACCACCACACCTTTTTCGAAATGCTCGGCAACTGGTCCTTCGGCGACTACTTCAAGCAGGAAGCCATCGACTGGGCATGGGAGCTCCTCACCGGCGTCTGGGGCTTCCCGAAAGAACGCCTCTACGCCACCTACTTCGGCGGCGACGACAAAGGTGAAGCCGACCTCGAAGCCAAAGAAATGTGGCTCAAATACCTGCCGGAAGAACGCGTTGTGCCCGGCAACCGCAAAGATAACTTCTGGATGATGGGCGACACCGGCCCCTGCGGCCCCTGCTCCGAGCTCCACGTCGACCTTACTCCTGAAGGCAACTGCGGCGCCAAAATGGTCAACGCCGACAGCCCCCAGTGCATCGAAATCTGGAACCTCGTTTTCATCCAGTTCAACGCCGACGAACAGGGCAACTTCAACCCGCTCCCCGCCTGCCATGTCGACACCGGCATGGGCTTCGAACGCGCCTGCTCCATCATTCAGTGCACCAAAGGATTTACGGACTTCTCCGGCGTCATCTCCAACTACGAAACCGACGTCTTCACCCCCATTTTCCAAACCTTGGAAGAAATGAGCGGCAAGAAATACGGCTCCTCCATGACCGATCCGGCCGACATCGCCTTTCGCGTCATCGCCGACCACATCCGCTGCCTCGGCTTTTCCATCGCCGACGGTATCCTGCCCTCCAACGAGGGCCGCGGCTACGTCCTGCGCCGCATCCTGCGCCGCGCCGTGCGCGTCGGCCGCGCCCTCGGCTTCAAAGACGCCTTCTTCTACAAACTCACCGACACTCTCGCCGACACCTACGGCGACGCCTTCCCCGAGCTGCGCACCAACCGCGACCGCGTCGAAAAGACGCTCAAAGCCGAAGAAGAATCCTTTAACCGCACCCTCGACCGCGGCATCGAACTCTTCGAGCAGGTCGTCGACGGACTCGAAGGCAAAACCTTCCCGGCCGACGAAGCGTTCAAACTCTACGACACCTACGGCTTCCCGCTCGACCTCACTGAAGTGATGGCCCGCGAGCGCGGCCTCGCCGTCGATGCCGAAGGCTTCGAAAAGCTAATGAACGAACAGCGCGAGCGCGCCCGCGCCGACTACGCCGCTAAGAAATCGGTCATCATGGCCGAAACCGCAGGCCTCGACGTCAAACCGACCGAGTTCGTCGGATTCCAAACCTTGGAAAGCGAAGCACTCGTCGAAGCCGTTACGCCGGGCGAAGACGGCACCTACAACATCATTCTCGACAAAACCCCCTGCTACGCTGAAATGGGCGGACAGTTGGGTGACAAGGGAACCATCAGTGTTCCCGGCCACGATGATAATGATGTCGGAACTCTGGAAATTACGGATACCCAGAAACAGGGCGAATTGGTTGTACACGTTGCTAAACTCGTCTCCGGCCGCGCGCCCGAGCCGGGCGAAGGCGTCCTCGTCGATGTCGACGCCGAACGCCGCGCTGACATCCAGCGCCACCATACCGCGACCCATCTTTTCCACTGGGCGCTGCACAAAGTCGTCAGCGAAGATTCCCGCCAGCGCGGATCACTCGTCGCGCCCGACCGCATGCGTTTCGACTTCAACAACCCGGAAAAACTCTCGGACGAGCAGATCGCCGAAATCGAAAAACTGGTGAATGAAAAGATTGAAGCCGCCCTGCCCGTCTACGCACAGGAAGTACCCTTCACCGAAGTGCAGAAGCACCCGGAAATCCAGCAGTTCTTCGGCGAGAAGTATGGAGATACGGTTCGTGTCTTACAAATGGGAGGAACCTCAGGTTCCTTTGACGGCTTCTCGATGGAACTGTGCGGTGGCTGCCACGTCAGCAATACCGGCGACATCGGCAAATTCAAACTAATGAGCGAAAGCTCTATCGCCGCCGGGATCCGCCGCATTGAAGCCGCCTGCGGCAAATATGCCGACGCCTTCATCGAAGAGCAGAAAACGGCCGCCGCTGAGGCGGAAGCCAAGGCCAAAGAGCTCGAAGAAAAGAAAGCCGCCGCCAAAGCGCGTCAGGCCGAAATGCAGTCGCAGGCTCCGGCCATCGCTGAAGAACTGCTTACCAAAGTCAAAGACGGCCTGCTCATCGAAAACCTGGGCGACACCGATGCGCAGCTGCTCAGCGTCATCATGGATGCCCTGCAGCCCAAGCTCGAAAGCACCGTCGCCATCCTCGGAGGCGTCTCCGACGGCAAAGTCGCGCTCGTTTGTGCTGTAACGCCCGACCTCGTCAAAGAAGGTAAAAACGCTGGCAAAATTGTCGGCGCCATCGCCAAACAGTGCGGCGGCGGCGGCGGCGGCAAACCCGACCGCGCCCAGGCCGGCGGCCGTAACCCCGATGCGCTTGAAGCCGCACTGGCCGGCGCCAGTGAATTGATCTAG
- a CDS encoding divergent polysaccharide deacetylase family protein gives MFRSVLKLTPAIALSVIALLFCGCRTSPSPHEQASRPLQPTPDTDYQIYLIIDDAGQRLSQIQPFLELPVPMTIAVLPGLPATQSSAAAIQLQSDSKQLILHQPMQPMRSTADPGPGAIYSDTPLEEIPNILRQNLAEVPAARGMNNHMGSLITQDRSKMNAVMAFCKTNDLFFVDSVTTPASIATQAALEHGVPTAQQHVFLDNDRSEEAITRQFERGMRIAKDKGFVVMIGHASSPETARVIGLMHQPAKDANYSFHMIDDLL, from the coding sequence ATGTTTCGCTCCGTTTTAAAACTTACTCCCGCCATCGCATTATCCGTCATCGCACTCCTGTTCTGCGGATGCCGAACCTCTCCCTCCCCGCACGAACAGGCCTCACGCCCCCTTCAGCCCACGCCCGATACGGATTATCAAATTTACCTGATCATTGATGATGCCGGACAACGCCTCAGCCAAATACAACCGTTTCTGGAACTGCCTGTTCCTATGACGATTGCCGTTCTGCCGGGACTGCCCGCTACACAAAGCTCCGCAGCGGCCATACAGCTCCAGTCGGACAGCAAACAGCTGATCCTGCATCAGCCGATGCAGCCCATGAGATCCACGGCCGATCCCGGCCCCGGAGCCATCTACAGCGACACTCCGCTTGAAGAGATCCCGAATATTCTGCGTCAAAACCTGGCAGAAGTACCGGCAGCACGAGGAATGAACAACCACATGGGGTCGCTGATAACCCAGGATCGTTCAAAAATGAATGCGGTGATGGCTTTCTGCAAAACGAACGATCTTTTTTTTGTGGACAGCGTTACAACACCGGCATCCATCGCCACACAGGCTGCACTGGAGCACGGCGTTCCAACGGCGCAGCAGCATGTCTTCCTGGACAACGACCGCAGCGAAGAAGCCATCACGCGGCAGTTTGAACGGGGAATGCGAATCGCGAAGGACAAAGGGTTTGTTGTGATGATCGGTCATGCCTCATCACCTGAAACGGCACGAGTAATCGGACTGATGCATCAACCGGCCAAAGATGCCAACTATTCGTTCCACATGATTGATGATCTGCTTTAA
- a CDS encoding sensor histidine kinase, with the protein MIKPWPTRFSNKPETSPLKRAAVSSFFYITICIFYILFSGQLAAKVAQTPEELKQIEVVKGIAFIIVTGILFFILSFAWWRRTRLQHELLLQSERKAIAAMCSASLAHDLNNLLMSLSGLVEGLKGRERNDSFLVNMRKLLEEGIENLARMARHMAASTKQLQTQETEKIALSSALPQIVELIRKHPNVRTCSLKITGDTNVPLTLHPRLLEQAVINLVVNAAQATGKRGKIELALKQEENVLFLEVHDNGPGIDAETAKAVFTSGFTTKTDGTGLGLLSVQAFASSCKAEITIGKSHLGGAVFRLAIPLPEAPSRGREKRTERIQEDKNPPRVTQ; encoded by the coding sequence GTGATAAAACCATGGCCAACACGCTTCTCAAACAAGCCGGAAACAAGCCCGCTGAAACGGGCCGCAGTATCTTCGTTTTTTTACATCACAATCTGCATATTCTACATACTTTTTTCCGGACAACTTGCCGCAAAAGTCGCCCAGACCCCTGAAGAGCTCAAACAAATCGAAGTCGTTAAAGGCATCGCATTCATTATCGTTACCGGCATTCTGTTTTTCATCCTTTCGTTTGCATGGTGGCGTAGAACCCGCCTCCAGCATGAGCTGCTGCTTCAGAGTGAACGTAAAGCCATCGCCGCCATGTGCAGCGCCTCACTGGCGCACGACCTCAACAACCTGCTGATGTCTCTCTCTGGACTTGTCGAAGGACTCAAGGGAAGAGAGCGAAACGATTCTTTCCTGGTCAACATGCGCAAACTGCTTGAAGAGGGAATTGAAAACCTCGCGAGGATGGCCAGACACATGGCCGCATCCACCAAACAGCTGCAGACGCAGGAAACAGAAAAGATCGCACTGTCTTCCGCGCTGCCACAAATTGTAGAGCTGATTCGAAAACATCCGAACGTACGAACCTGCAGCCTGAAAATCACCGGAGATACCAATGTCCCCCTGACCCTCCACCCGCGACTTCTCGAACAAGCAGTCATCAACCTGGTTGTCAATGCGGCACAGGCAACCGGAAAAAGAGGTAAAATCGAACTCGCGCTTAAACAGGAAGAAAATGTCCTTTTTCTTGAAGTTCACGATAACGGTCCCGGGATTGACGCCGAAACAGCCAAGGCCGTATTTACCTCGGGGTTTACCACAAAAACAGACGGAACCGGACTGGGGCTTCTTTCCGTTCAAGCCTTTGCCTCATCGTGCAAGGCGGAAATCACCATCGGCAAATCGCATCTTGGCGGAGCCGTGTTCAGGCTCGCGATTCCCCTCCCAGAAGCCCCTTCCAGAGGAAGGGAAAAACGGACAGAAAGAATCCAGGAAGATAAAAATCCCCCAAGGGTCACGCAATAA
- a CDS encoding DUF2293 domain-containing protein — translation MPNQNRTLRPAPHPKFKYLVTEQGAHIHPPADWACLKPGDAAVTRALKALGPCWTVQQKKGRKIFSLGVWAPAERIEEAKKAVEEKRADPAYAKRRESDLKRRAKKQAEYEKEFYQAVLDWLHFHPKHQALAEQMAKAITEHAVPVGSGTVARTEQIPVEKRASAAVIAWMRHQTTAYDTMYIERVKGRRREVRRELAKQSAELLGAYRKGQPAHESCPLAKAVRSSMT, via the coding sequence ATGCCGAATCAAAACCGAACACTGAGGCCCGCGCCGCATCCGAAATTTAAATACCTTGTTACCGAACAGGGAGCACACATCCATCCGCCCGCGGACTGGGCCTGTTTGAAGCCGGGCGATGCGGCCGTCACCCGCGCACTGAAAGCGCTCGGTCCCTGCTGGACGGTCCAGCAGAAAAAGGGCCGAAAAATCTTTTCCCTTGGCGTATGGGCGCCGGCGGAACGCATTGAGGAGGCCAAGAAAGCGGTTGAAGAAAAACGGGCTGATCCGGCCTACGCCAAACGACGCGAAAGCGACCTGAAGCGGCGCGCGAAAAAACAAGCAGAGTATGAAAAGGAGTTTTATCAAGCGGTTTTAGACTGGCTCCATTTTCATCCCAAACATCAGGCACTGGCCGAACAAATGGCAAAGGCAATCACAGAGCATGCCGTACCGGTCGGCAGCGGAACCGTAGCCCGCACAGAGCAAATTCCAGTCGAAAAACGAGCGTCGGCCGCCGTGATTGCATGGATGCGGCATCAAACAACCGCCTACGATACAATGTATATCGAACGGGTAAAAGGCCGACGGCGTGAAGTCCGCCGCGAGCTTGCAAAGCAATCGGCCGAACTGCTCGGTGCTTACCGCAAAGGGCAACCGGCCCATGAATCGTGCCCGCTCGCAAAAGCCGTTCGCAGTTCGATGACTTAA
- a CDS encoding fibronectin type III domain-containing protein: protein MLKTIFRMTFGIIFAAVWFCEAISITVEWEPAQTTVNGDPLEEIHYYKLFYGTTSGRYTDYITVTNGTSVRLTDLEYNKTLYFCVRTCSGPVESDYSEELFWTAPVMPDSDFDGLSDDWETFYFGSLHRAGSSTDSDGNGVIDLEEFIAGTDPMNPSDRPILRISPDGAVYFFAEKAGGSGYENRTRKYRLLHSSSLAEGNWTPVPDMDDIQAENQLVTCGVPMDRAPGYYRTEIYLD, encoded by the coding sequence ATGCTAAAGACAATATTTAGAATGACTTTCGGCATTATATTCGCAGCTGTTTGGTTTTGTGAAGCCATCAGTATTACTGTGGAGTGGGAGCCGGCACAGACCACAGTCAACGGGGACCCTCTGGAGGAAATTCACTATTATAAGTTGTTTTATGGTACAACCTCCGGGAGATATACCGACTATATTACAGTGACCAACGGAACCAGTGTTCGGCTGACTGATCTGGAATACAATAAAACACTGTATTTCTGTGTGAGAACCTGTTCCGGTCCTGTCGAAAGTGATTATTCCGAGGAGTTGTTCTGGACGGCCCCGGTCATGCCCGATTCCGATTTCGATGGACTATCGGATGATTGGGAGACGTTTTATTTTGGTTCGCTGCACCGGGCAGGAAGCAGTACGGACAGCGACGGCAATGGCGTGATTGACCTGGAAGAGTTTATTGCCGGTACGGACCCGATGAATCCGTCGGACCGGCCCATCCTGAGAATTTCTCCTGATGGAGCCGTTTACTTTTTTGCGGAGAAGGCGGGGGGCAGCGGCTATGAGAATCGCACCCGCAAATATCGTTTGCTGCACAGCAGCAGTCTTGCTGAGGGCAATTGGACGCCTGTTCCGGATATGGATGACATTCAGGCAGAGAACCAGCTTGTGACCTGCGGCGTTCCTATGGATAGAGCCCCGGGATACTATCGCACCGAAATCTATTTAGATTAG
- a CDS encoding pyridoxal-phosphate dependent enzyme, protein MKTVDQLFEEILRARTRVYRAGAPTPLQPMRLPEAGACEVFIKREDLGPINAYKWRGAYNAVAAYHQQTGCETVVAASAGNHAQGVARAARLLGIQAKIFMPLAAPLLKQEAVRQHGGDHVEIILTGDTYNEADQAARSFAEEHDLTYIHPFDDLYTMAGQATIADEIMLSGTVPDVVFLQIGGGGMAGAVSCWLKKHWPDIRIIGVEAAEQASMKASIEAGYPVTLDSVDTFCDGTAVTRPGDLTYSVCRETIDEFITVTNDEVSAAIQRMWESLRVIPETSGAIGLAGLIQYTADHRADIKDKKLLCICSGANMDFSKLAQISRAAAIGTHHRRYIRFHLNEESGSMLSLLDRYFIDIAVGEFLYGKVDKTNAWPIIAVEGETERLNRFEQELSDGGIQFENVTHAADVRYRIINYNPALFKNPLLLHIEFPERKGALRDFMRRVSGLANVCYFNYAYSGEAIGHTLMGFEFETPAARDNFLTAVGETRVSIRPVDQTTAERILQHTS, encoded by the coding sequence ATGAAAACGGTTGACCAGCTTTTTGAAGAAATCCTGCGTGCAAGAACACGGGTATACCGCGCGGGGGCGCCAACGCCCTTGCAGCCGATGCGTCTGCCCGAAGCCGGTGCCTGCGAGGTGTTTATAAAACGCGAGGATCTCGGACCGATCAATGCCTACAAGTGGCGCGGGGCCTATAACGCCGTTGCGGCATATCATCAGCAAACCGGCTGCGAAACCGTTGTGGCCGCATCGGCCGGTAATCACGCCCAGGGCGTTGCACGCGCCGCCCGGCTGCTCGGCATCCAGGCAAAAATCTTTATGCCGCTGGCCGCCCCGCTGCTCAAGCAGGAAGCTGTCCGGCAGCATGGCGGCGATCACGTTGAGATTATCCTGACCGGCGACACCTACAACGAGGCCGACCAGGCTGCTCGGTCTTTTGCAGAGGAACACGATCTCACCTATATCCATCCGTTTGATGATCTCTACACAATGGCCGGCCAGGCGACCATTGCGGACGAAATCATGCTGTCCGGAACAGTGCCCGACGTCGTCTTCCTGCAGATCGGCGGCGGCGGAATGGCAGGAGCCGTCTCCTGCTGGCTGAAAAAGCACTGGCCGGACATCCGTATTATCGGCGTCGAGGCCGCCGAACAGGCGTCGATGAAGGCGTCTATTGAAGCCGGATATCCGGTCACACTCGATTCAGTAGACACATTCTGTGACGGCACAGCTGTCACCCGGCCCGGCGACCTGACCTATTCCGTCTGCCGTGAAACGATCGATGAATTCATTACCGTGACTAACGATGAAGTGTCCGCCGCAATCCAGCGCATGTGGGAAAGCCTGCGCGTCATCCCGGAAACCTCCGGCGCCATTGGGCTGGCCGGACTGATCCAGTACACCGCCGACCACCGCGCAGATATCAAAGATAAAAAGCTCCTTTGCATCTGCAGCGGCGCCAACATGGACTTCAGCAAGCTGGCTCAGATTTCGCGTGCGGCGGCCATCGGCACGCACCACCGCCGCTACATCCGCTTCCACCTGAACGAAGAAAGCGGCTCGATGCTGAGCCTGCTGGACCGCTATTTCATCGACATCGCCGTAGGCGAGTTTCTGTACGGCAAGGTCGACAAAACAAATGCGTGGCCGATTATTGCCGTGGAAGGAGAAACCGAACGACTGAACCGGTTTGAACAGGAATTGAGCGACGGCGGCATACAGTTCGAGAATGTCACTCATGCGGCGGATGTGCGCTACCGCATCATCAACTATAACCCCGCCCTGTTTAAAAATCCTCTGCTGCTGCACATCGAGTTCCCGGAACGCAAAGGTGCCCTGCGCGATTTTATGCGAAGGGTCTCCGGCCTGGCCAACGTCTGCTATTTCAACTATGCCTATTCCGGTGAAGCCATCGGTCACACGCTGATGGGCTTTGAGTTTGAAACCCCGGCCGCGCGGGATAATTTCCTGACCGCAGTCGGAGAAACCCGGGTGTCTATTCGACCGGTCGACCAAACCACTGCGGAACGGATTTTACAACACACGTCTTAA
- a CDS encoding YchJ family protein: MKTMDCPCGSGKRIQECCGKWIAGRKKAPTAETLMRSRYTAYVLEDVDYLVETTLPASRDRTLADDIRHWMKQVQWQRLHVLGTEAGDRSDTEGTVEFIAEFIGPNGTDRHHERSQFKKVHGTWFYVG, translated from the coding sequence ATGAAAACAATGGACTGTCCCTGCGGAAGCGGGAAACGAATTCAGGAATGCTGCGGCAAATGGATTGCCGGACGCAAAAAGGCACCAACAGCAGAGACGCTGATGCGCTCCCGTTACACCGCATATGTACTGGAGGATGTCGATTATCTCGTTGAAACCACCCTGCCCGCATCGCGGGATCGCACGCTGGCCGACGATATCCGCCACTGGATGAAACAGGTGCAGTGGCAGCGGCTTCATGTACTCGGCACCGAAGCGGGCGATCGCTCCGACACCGAAGGAACGGTTGAATTTATCGCAGAATTCATCGGCCCGAACGGCACCGACCGCCATCATGAACGCTCACAGTTCAAAAAGGTTCACGGCACCTGGTTCTACGTCGGATAG